Proteins from a single region of Azospira inquinata:
- a CDS encoding ArnT family glycosyltransferase yields the protein MGWFAKHFRRTAPEGAGEAADEAGQAPSAEAPVRGRGMSSLERGAEPGNGRSGAREEPRDRGEGRREGEDTPPPPPPVLDTFGLPLPRLVLLVGGLLLLFRCWLAAVMPITGDEAYFAIWASHPDWGYYDHPPMVGWWLIPLLKISWSPWLARLPALLLSPAMAAIAGTMVRRAPVEFAKERSWLVALLVLLLPTSVWNVFITTDTPLILFSLLAALAYLDTLHEGISRRRLLARYALAGFWLGMAFLSKYFAVLLGLGILAHTLLARRGEGKWPWIGLTLLVLCALPGPLLNLWWNWGHCWDNILFNFLNRHDGSGNGWSLVTPVVYGATLAYLITPFLLVYGWRYRADLRATLAASPVARGAAWLALVPLALFGLLSFVKEVGLHWLLSFVPLLVVVAALALPPQRLRRLSGWLGGFALLHLALILAIAQLPLSTWRHSHLYDGIVLTFRTDALVQRLAPYGDDYVLASDGYSDGAVLGFHARRYFPIFGEGASHARQDDLITDFRALDGRNILVLQKTEPEREAFEPYFRRVETLAFQQDGVTFYLVLGHGFDYDTYRQRVLTRIRERFYRFPSWLPPGRCEFCERYFSEESARP from the coding sequence ATGGGCTGGTTCGCCAAACATTTCCGCCGGACCGCGCCGGAAGGGGCGGGGGAGGCGGCCGATGAAGCCGGTCAGGCGCCCTCGGCGGAGGCCCCGGTGCGGGGCCGGGGCATGTCCTCCCTGGAACGGGGGGCCGAGCCGGGCAACGGGCGTAGCGGGGCCAGAGAGGAGCCCCGGGACCGGGGTGAAGGGCGTCGGGAGGGGGAAGATACGCCCCCGCCGCCGCCTCCCGTGCTGGACACCTTTGGCCTGCCCCTGCCCCGGCTGGTGCTCCTGGTGGGGGGGCTGCTGTTGCTCTTCCGCTGCTGGCTGGCGGCGGTCATGCCCATTACGGGGGATGAAGCCTATTTCGCCATCTGGGCCAGCCATCCGGACTGGGGCTATTACGACCATCCCCCCATGGTGGGCTGGTGGCTGATTCCCCTGCTGAAAATTTCCTGGTCCCCCTGGTTGGCCCGGCTGCCGGCTCTGCTCCTGTCCCCCGCCATGGCCGCCATTGCGGGCACCATGGTGCGCCGTGCCCCGGTGGAATTTGCCAAGGAACGGTCCTGGCTGGTGGCCCTGCTGGTGCTGCTCCTGCCTACCTCTGTGTGGAATGTGTTCATTACCACGGACACCCCCCTCATTCTCTTTTCCCTCCTGGCGGCCCTGGCCTATCTGGATACCCTCCATGAGGGCATCAGCCGCCGTCGTCTCCTGGCCCGCTACGCCCTGGCCGGGTTCTGGCTAGGCATGGCTTTCCTCTCCAAATATTTCGCCGTGCTCCTGGGCCTGGGCATCTTGGCCCACACCCTCCTGGCGCGGCGGGGGGAGGGCAAATGGCCCTGGATTGGCCTGACCCTCCTGGTTCTCTGCGCCTTGCCCGGGCCCCTCCTCAATCTGTGGTGGAACTGGGGCCATTGCTGGGACAACATTCTTTTTAATTTTCTCAACCGCCACGACGGCAGCGGCAATGGCTGGTCCCTGGTAACCCCGGTGGTCTACGGGGCCACCCTGGCCTACCTGATTACCCCCTTCCTGCTGGTCTATGGCTGGCGTTACCGGGCCGATCTCCGGGCTACCCTGGCTGCTTCCCCCGTGGCCCGGGGCGCCGCCTGGCTGGCCCTGGTGCCCCTGGCCCTCTTCGGCCTGCTTTCCTTCGTCAAGGAAGTGGGGCTCCATTGGCTACTCTCCTTTGTGCCCCTGCTGGTGGTGGTGGCGGCCCTGGCCCTGCCGCCCCAGCGCTTGCGGCGCCTGTCCGGCTGGCTGGGGGGCTTTGCCCTGCTGCATCTGGCCTTGATTCTGGCCATTGCCCAGCTGCCCCTGTCCACCTGGCGCCACAGCCATCTCTACGACGGCATTGTGCTGACCTTCCGTACGGACGCCCTGGTGCAGCGCCTGGCCCCTTACGGGGACGATTACGTGCTGGCCAGCGACGGCTATTCGGATGGGGCGGTGCTGGGCTTTCACGCCCGGCGCTATTTCCCTATTTTTGGCGAAGGGGCGTCCCACGCCCGCCAGGACGATCTGATTACGGATTTTCGCGCCCTGGATGGGCGTAATATCCTGGTCCTGCAAAAAACCGAGCCGGAACGGGAGGCTTTCGAGCCCTATTTCCGCCGGGTGGAAACCCTGGCCTTCCAGCAGGACGGGGTGACCTTTTATCTGGTGCTGGGCCACGGTTTCGATTACGACACCTATCGGCAGCGGGTGCTGACCCGTATCCGGGAGCGGTTCTACCGGTTTCCTTCCTGGCTGCCCCCGGGCCGTTGCGAATTCTGTGAGCGTTATTTTTCCGAGGAAAGTGCCCGCCCATGA
- the aroG gene encoding 3-deoxy-7-phosphoheptulonate synthase AroG, translated as MNPLTKPATEDLRIREIRELVPPTHIFREYPVTLKAATTTSQARQALHRVLHGADDRLVAIIGPCSIHDYEAAMEYARLLTKEGERLKDDLLVVMRVYFEKPRTTVGWKGLINDPRLDGSFHINEGLRLARKLLLDINELGMPCATEFLDTISPQYTAGLVAWGAIGARTTESQVHRELASGLSCPVGFKNGTDGNVKIAVDAIRAASAPHNFLSVTKAGHSAIVSTTGNEDCHVILRGGKEPNYDAASVDQACRDMAGAGLAPRVMVDCSHANCFKQYQRQVEVAEAVAAQVAAGEERLLGVMVESNLQEGRQDLVPGKPLAYGKSITDPCLGWDDSVRVLDLLAEAVRARRVVKAAG; from the coding sequence ATGAATCCCCTCACCAAACCTGCCACTGAAGACCTGCGCATCCGGGAGATCCGGGAGCTGGTGCCCCCCACCCATATTTTTCGGGAATACCCGGTTACCCTGAAGGCCGCCACCACCACCAGTCAGGCGCGCCAGGCCCTGCACCGGGTGCTCCACGGGGCGGACGACCGGCTGGTGGCCATCATCGGCCCCTGCTCCATCCACGACTACGAAGCGGCCATGGAATACGCCCGGCTCCTGACCAAGGAGGGGGAACGGCTCAAGGACGATCTGCTGGTGGTGATGCGGGTCTATTTTGAAAAGCCCCGGACCACCGTGGGCTGGAAGGGTTTGATCAACGACCCCCGGCTGGACGGCTCCTTCCACATTAACGAAGGGCTGCGCCTGGCCCGCAAGCTGCTCCTGGACATCAACGAGCTGGGCATGCCTTGCGCCACCGAGTTCCTCGACACCATCTCTCCCCAATACACTGCCGGGCTGGTGGCCTGGGGCGCCATCGGCGCCCGCACCACCGAATCCCAGGTGCACCGGGAACTGGCCTCCGGCCTTTCCTGCCCGGTGGGCTTTAAGAACGGCACGGACGGCAATGTGAAAATTGCCGTGGATGCCATTCGGGCGGCCAGCGCGCCCCACAATTTCCTCTCCGTGACCAAGGCGGGCCACTCCGCCATTGTTTCCACCACGGGCAATGAGGATTGCCACGTCATCCTGCGGGGTGGCAAGGAACCCAATTACGACGCCGCCAGCGTGGATCAGGCCTGCCGGGATATGGCCGGGGCCGGGCTGGCCCCCCGGGTGATGGTGGATTGCTCCCACGCCAACTGCTTCAAGCAGTACCAGCGCCAGGTGGAAGTGGCGGAGGCGGTGGCCGCCCAGGTGGCCGCCGGGGAAGAACGGCTCCTGGGGGTGATGGTGGAATCCAATCTCCAGGAAGGCCGCCAGGATTTGGTGCCGGGCAAGCCCCTGGCCTACGGCAAAAGTATTACGGACCCCTGCCTGGGTTGGGACGATTCGGTGCGGGTCTTGGACCTGCTGGCCGAAGCGGTGCGGGCCCGGCGGGTGGTGAAGGCCGCCGGCTGA
- a CDS encoding PA0069 family radical SAM protein, with product MSSAAFRRSPPPPSRDEEAPDTALPAAVFKGRGAIGNPDSRHVAWTRVREDDGWQSPTTPPPAAPRAPKSSFRSGLGTASRLAPGHPGTSPAAPEAGTDKGERAAPQEEVPPSAPLTRLVEDHSRSILSHNDSPDLPFDQSLNPYRGCEHGCIYCYARPSHAWLGLSPGLDFETVISHKPEAPTLLTEALAKPGYRCRPLALGTNTDAYQPVERRLGLTRRVLEVLEETRHPVTLITKSSLVERDLDLLTALARDGLVQVMISITSLDPTLARQLEPRAAAPARRLETVSRLSEAGIPVGVMVAPVIPGLTDRDMESILAAARQAGALDAVYTVLRLPREVGDLFRAWLHHHAPEKSARILALLYDLRRGKLDAPRFDSRMTGLGHYGDLLGQRFALAKRRQAFPGLPALNTGLFQAPPAPLQAPAPTPQLDLF from the coding sequence ATGTCTTCCGCCGCCTTCCGCCGTTCCCCACCGCCGCCCTCCCGGGACGAAGAGGCGCCGGATACGGCTCTGCCCGCGGCGGTATTCAAAGGACGGGGCGCCATCGGCAATCCGGACAGCCGCCATGTGGCCTGGACCCGGGTGCGGGAAGACGACGGCTGGCAGTCTCCAACCACCCCGCCCCCGGCAGCGCCCCGGGCCCCCAAGTCCTCTTTCCGCAGCGGGCTGGGGACCGCCTCCCGCCTCGCTCCCGGTCACCCGGGGACGTCTCCGGCAGCACCGGAGGCCGGGACGGACAAGGGGGAAAGGGCTGCCCCCCAAGAAGAGGTCCCCCCCAGCGCCCCCCTCACCCGGCTGGTGGAAGACCATAGCCGCAGCATCCTCAGCCACAACGATTCCCCCGATCTGCCCTTTGACCAGTCCCTCAACCCCTACCGGGGCTGTGAACACGGCTGCATCTACTGCTATGCCCGGCCCAGCCACGCCTGGCTGGGACTCTCCCCCGGTCTGGATTTCGAGACCGTGATCAGCCACAAGCCGGAGGCCCCGACCCTGCTTACCGAGGCCCTGGCCAAGCCGGGCTACCGCTGCCGTCCCCTGGCCCTGGGCACCAACACGGACGCCTACCAGCCCGTGGAACGGCGTCTGGGCTTGACCCGGCGGGTGCTGGAAGTGCTGGAGGAAACCCGCCACCCGGTCACCCTGATTACCAAGTCATCCCTGGTGGAGCGGGATCTGGATCTGCTCACCGCCTTGGCCCGGGACGGCCTGGTTCAGGTGATGATTTCCATCACCAGCCTGGACCCGACCCTGGCCCGCCAGCTGGAGCCCCGGGCGGCGGCTCCGGCCCGGCGCCTGGAAACCGTGTCCCGCCTGAGCGAGGCGGGCATTCCCGTGGGGGTCATGGTGGCCCCGGTGATCCCTGGGCTGACGGACCGGGATATGGAATCCATCCTGGCCGCCGCCCGCCAGGCCGGCGCACTGGATGCGGTCTATACGGTGCTGCGCCTGCCCCGGGAGGTGGGGGATCTGTTCCGTGCCTGGCTGCACCACCACGCCCCGGAAAAATCCGCCCGCATCCTGGCCCTGCTCTACGACCTGCGCCGGGGCAAGCTGGATGCCCCCCGTTTTGACAGCCGCATGACCGGGCTCGGCCATTACGGGGATTTACTCGGCCAGCGTTTCGCTCTGGCCAAGCGGCGGCAGGCCTTCCCCGGCCTGCCTGCCCTCAATACCGGGCTTTTTCAGGCGCCCCCTGCCCCCCTTCAGGCCCCGGCACCCACCCCCCAGCTGGATTTGTTCTAG
- a CDS encoding response regulator produces the protein MTDPACHVAIVDDDPVLRLALQSALEDHFSVTGHASGDDFLAALESAAPDVILLDIAMPGQDGYEVCRRLRANPSHRGTPLIFISAHEDKASQLAAYEAGGDDFIVKPCAPEDVLRKVRLATRLAAERKALDRQVGEARQAAFAALSSMGELGVVLQFAHDAALCPDPEALALALIRALDQYSLGATVALRDDQGQVLQSSDGPPSPLASAAVDNLRTMGRLVEFHSRLAVNYDHVTLLVHNLPQADRERCGRIRDNLAILAETAENRLCSLIDRRRLDAQSLGIRQAVQTLSHTLAHFEQSQLQALADSRSLIADGLRQLEEGLVGMNLNESQEVFILGLLREWGQQMVQLLTPGDGVLAGLRQGIADLRPLLQELAAAPGDSPGPGA, from the coding sequence GTGACGGACCCCGCCTGCCATGTGGCCATCGTGGATGACGATCCGGTCTTGCGTCTGGCCCTCCAATCCGCCCTGGAGGACCATTTTTCCGTCACCGGCCATGCCTCGGGTGACGACTTTCTCGCCGCCCTGGAAAGTGCCGCCCCGGACGTGATCCTGCTGGATATCGCCATGCCGGGTCAGGACGGCTATGAGGTCTGCCGCCGCCTGCGGGCCAATCCCAGCCATCGGGGCACCCCCCTGATTTTTATCTCCGCCCATGAGGATAAGGCCTCCCAGCTGGCGGCCTACGAGGCCGGGGGCGATGACTTCATCGTCAAGCCCTGCGCCCCGGAGGACGTGCTGCGTAAGGTGCGCCTGGCCACCCGGTTGGCCGCGGAACGCAAGGCTCTCGACCGGCAGGTGGGGGAAGCCCGCCAGGCGGCCTTCGCCGCCCTGTCTTCCATGGGGGAATTAGGGGTAGTGCTCCAGTTCGCCCACGACGCCGCCCTCTGCCCCGACCCGGAAGCCCTGGCCCTGGCCCTGATCCGGGCCCTGGACCAGTACAGCCTGGGGGCCACGGTGGCCCTGCGGGATGACCAGGGGCAGGTGCTCCAGTCCAGCGACGGCCCCCCCTCTCCCCTGGCCAGCGCCGCCGTGGACAATCTGCGCACCATGGGCCGTCTGGTGGAATTCCACTCCCGCCTGGCGGTGAATTACGACCACGTCACCCTCCTGGTCCACAATCTGCCCCAGGCGGACCGGGAACGCTGCGGCCGCATCCGGGACAATCTGGCGATTCTGGCGGAAACGGCGGAAAACCGGCTTTGCAGCCTGATCGACCGGCGTCGGCTGGACGCCCAGAGCCTGGGCATCCGCCAGGCGGTTCAGACCCTGAGCCACACCCTGGCCCATTTCGAGCAATCCCAGTTGCAGGCCCTGGCGGACAGCCGCAGCCTGATCGCCGACGGCCTGCGCCAGCTGGAAGAGGGGCTGGTGGGCATGAATCTGAACGAGTCCCAGGAGGTCTTCATCCTGGGACTGCTGCGGGAATGGGGCCAGCAGATGGTCCAGCTCCTTACCCCCGGAGACGGGGTCCTGGCGGGCCTGCGCCAGGGTATCGCCGATCTCCGCCCCCTGCTCCAGGAACTGGCCGCCGCCCCCGGGGACAGCCCCGGCCCCGGAGCCTGA